In Melospiza georgiana isolate bMelGeo1 chromosome 15, bMelGeo1.pri, whole genome shotgun sequence, one genomic interval encodes:
- the MYOZ3 gene encoding myozenin-3: MAIMRPGPENASSEPQLDLGKKMSTTQDLMIEELSLPNNRGSRLFQQRQKRVQRFVFEHPSGSRQLPGQGVGGSHHTGKGGPEGTVNEHMAGENAGGQNYHSELHVAASPQGGPPEVPKKSEKVLHMSKVLNPSALAPGYSSPLKEIPHEKFNATAIPKGYRSPWQELFGDRDNAVYSKNPPPMRPPAWDFRSFNRTPAPFDRALVGELFSLPTVELDNLSVLEVISHRPNFNRVAQGWVRILPESEEL; encoded by the exons ATGGCCATCATGAGACCGGGCCCTGAAAATG cctcctcaGAGCCCCAGCTGGACCTGGGGAAGAagatgagcacaacacaggacCTGATGATCgaggagctctccctgcccaaCAACCGCGGCTCCCGGCTCTTCCAGCAGCGCCAGAAGCGCGTGCAGCGCTTTGTCTTTGAGCACCCCAGCGGCTCCAGGCAG ctcccagggcaagGGGTAGGTGGCTCCCACCACACTGGGAAAGGTGGTCCAGAAGGAACAGTGAATGAGCACATG GCAGGTGAGAATGCTGGGGGCCAGAATTATCACTCCGAGCTCCACGTAGCAGCATCACCCCAAGGTGGCCCCCCAGAAGTACCCAAGAAGTCAGAGAAGGTCCTGCACATGAGCAAAGTGCTGAACCCCAGTGCCCTGGCCCCAG GGTACTCCAGCCCCCTCAAAGAGATCCCCCATGAGAAGTTCAATGCCACTGCCATCCCCAAGGGCTACCGCTCCCCgtggcaggagctgtttggTGACAGGGACAATGCTGTGTACAGCAAGAACCCGCCGCCCATGAGACCCCCTGCGTGGGACTTCAGGAGCTTCAACAG GACCCCAGCCCCGTTTGACAGGGCGTTGGTTGGTGAGCTGTTCTCCCTGCCCACTGTGGAGCTGGATAACCTGAGTGTGCTGGAGGTGATTTCCCACAGGCCCAACTTCAACAGGGTGGCCCAAGGCTGGGTGCGGATCCTGCCGGAGAGCGAAGAGCTGTAG
- the SYNPO gene encoding synaptopodin: protein MRSSGAGASGAAGRLPEWPGGGTRPVRSVCRSVGLSGRAGAGAVPAGPATPPGRPPPAAPPGPLRGRSCRNFPARRLLAGAVGLRGEAAPAPGTAGLSRSASLSEKELKEAKARSQRIAAQLTTAPGPSSKGVLLFHRRRQRVEGLTGAGHGGGQALSPPEPRPRQGAMEHSQGQGMKPEPGQPGNPGEGMLANASPCQELPAEGQQVPLSVYLKENMAAAATNGVQEQAASGMERGVEGLGNAAAPAGPNTAAFVLPQSPEEGKNGKVPGEVPAEMPAEVPSEVPSAPAGTATGMAPPGGQQQNGTQGRQYYEVHLTLAKPKPVKNRTARPFGTQASPASAQPAEEPPAPELPPPPTYAETLSSPPPLTRVRSPPAYSALYPSQEQKVLPDPLLGCGVSGPNPLPKTGILEESAARRGSRKSMFTFLEKPKLSPNPDLLDLVQSADSRKKQKEQGEPSAEDEPFALGAEASNFVPNSTARGVQHLPPAEDTPAWSSCLKSPTIQPKKKPQPSHILTEARGKGAELFARRQSRMEKFIIEAPSQPELLRSPSPTMSLPPSWKYDNNAYLSPMVSRRPSKSPCRPSKTPPASLYGNNLMESEVSQKELEISRHQPYQLQSSLFILSPSKGPARSLPQEVPPPRPSLPDSYPCPQQASCPASPLPPSPVWHPPVVPSAGQSSASPFPSAAGALPLAQESRASPAAPAEALLASPCRLLPPRAKAGFQAPRPSYSTRNAGIEPQDRRSSLPASPTWTPRLARRPGSLDGWASPASVPELDEGPPTSPPWSERSLSPLRQDAEPRASRQMQARLARNIINAARRKSSSPKAPGLESSRPFTPIPAGPPSLPQSPRLGPRAPALQAAGSALGSLGSPSPTRRSPQPCASPGIPRAAWAEGRRLLLPSSASPCPAAPLSPKSPLPSPVVGGRSPAKRGTSRSPTDSDVSLDSEDSGTKSPGIHSFNLCPRGWSSSLRLKTGALPSGAPCTS, encoded by the exons ATGAGAAGCAGCGGAGCAGGAGCAtcgggggcggcggggcggctgCCAGAGTGGCCGGGCGGGGGGACTCGTCCCGTCCGGTCGGTCTGTCGGTCTGTCGGTCTGTCGGGgcgggcaggggcaggggcagtgccGGCGGGACCCGCCACCCCCCCGGGccggcccccgcccgccgcccccccggGCCCGCTCCGAGGGCGGAGCTGCCGCAACTTTCCTGCCCGCCGCCTCCTCGCCGGTGCAGTCGGGCTGCGCGGGGAGGCGGCACCGGCACCCGGCACCGCGG GTCTCTCCCGCAGCGCCAGCCTCTCGGAGAAGGAGCTGAAGGAGGCGAAGGCGCGGAGCCAGAGGATCGCGGCCCAGCTCACCACGGCGCCCGGGCCCAGCTCCAAGGGCGTGCTGCTGTTCCACCGGCGCCGGCAGCGCGTCGAGGGGCTCACGGGGGCTGGGCATGGCGGGGGGCAGGCCCTGAGCCCCCCTGAGCCCCGGCCTCGCCAAGGAGCCatggagcacagccagggccagggcatGAAACCAGAGCCCGGCCAGCCCGGCAATCCTGGAGAAGGGATGCTGGCAAACGCCTCCCCGTGCCAGGAGCTTCCTGCCGAAGGCCAGCAGGTGCCACTCAGCGTTTACCTGAAGGAGAACATGGCAGCGGCCGCCACCAACGGCGTGCAGGAGCAGGCGGCCAGCGGGATGGAGAGAGGGGTGGAGGGGCTCGGAAATGCAGCAGCCCCTGCGGGGCCGAACACAGCAGCTTTTGTCCTGCCACAGAGCCCCGAGGAGGGCAAGAACGGCAAAGTGCCCGGTGAAGTTCCTGCTGAGATGCCTGCTGAGGTGCCCAGCGAGGTGCCCAGCGCGCCAGCGGGGACAGCCACAGGGATGGCACccccaggagggcagcagcagaacgGGACACAGGGCCGGCAGTACTACGAGGTCCATCTCACCCTGGCCAAGCCCAAGCCCGTGAAGAACAGGACAGCCAGACCCTTCGGCACCCAGGCATCCCCCGCCAGCGCCCAGCCGGCCGAGGAGCCCCCCGCCCCCGAGCTGCCCCCACCACCAACCTATGCAGAGACCCTCAGCAGCCCCCCACCCCTCACCCGTGTCCGCTCCCCCCCTGCCTACTCGGCCCTGTaccccagccaggagcagaaggTGCTGCCGGATCCCCTCCTGGGCTGCGGGGTGAGCGGACCAAACCCCCTGCCCAAAACTGGGATCCTGGAGGAGTCGGCTGCAcgcagaggcagcagaaagtCCATGTTCACCTTCTTGGAGAAGCCAAAGCTGAGCCCCAACCCCGACCTGCTGGACCTGGTCCAGAGTGCAGACAGCAGGAAGAAGCAGAAGGAGCAGGGGGAGCCCAGTGCCGAGGATGAGCCCTTTGCCCTCGGGGCTGAAGCTTCGAACTTTGTCCCcaacagcacagccaggggtgTGCAGCACCTCCCACCAGCTGAGGATACTCCAGCGTGGTCCTCCTGCCTCAAGTCTCCCACCATCCAGCCCAAGAAGaagccacagcccagccacaTCCTCACTGAGGCGAGAGGGAAGGGGGCCGAGCTCTTTGCCCGCCGACAGTCCAGGATGGAGAAATTCATCATTGAGGCCCCCTCCCAGCCCGAGCTGCTGCGGTCACCATCGCCCACCatgtccctgcctccctcctggAAGTATGACAACAATGCCTACCTGTCACCCATGGTCTCCAGACGCCCCTCCAAGAGTCCCTGCAGGCCCTCCAAAACCCCTCCTGCATCGCTGTATGGCAACAACCTCATGGAGAGCGAGGTGTcccagaaggagctggagatCTCCAGGCACCAGCCTTACCAGCTCCAGTCTTCTCTCTTCATCCTCTCCCCATCCAAGGGGCCAGCAAggtccctgccccaggaggtGCCTCCGCCCAGACCCTCTCTTCCCGACTCCTacccctgtccccagcaagCCTCCTGCCCGGCCTCTCCGCTGCCTCCTTCCCCGGTTTGGCATCCCCCCGTGGTGCCCAGCGCcggccagagcagtgccagccccttccccagcgcTGCCGGGGCTCTGCccctggcccaggagagccgagccagccctgcagccccggccGAGGCGCTGCTGGCCTCGCCCTGCCGCCTGTTGCCGCCGCGGGCCAAGGCGGGGTTCCAGGCACCCCGGCCCTCCTACTCCACCAGGAACGCCGGCATCGAGCCGCAG gaCAGGCGCTCGTCCCTCCCTGCGTCGCCCACCTGGACGCCCCGGCTGGCGCGGCGCCCGGGCAGCCTGGACGGCTGGGCCAGCCCGGCCTCGGTGCCCGAGCTGGACGAGGGGCCTCCCACGTCCCCTCCGTGGAGCGAGCGGTCGCTGTCCCCGCTGCGGCAGGACGCGGAGCCCCGCGCCAGCCGGCAGATGCAAGCGCGGCTGGCCAGGAACATCATCAACGCCGCCCGCAGGAAGAGCTCCTCTCCCAAAGCGCCGGGGCTGGAGAGCTCCCGGCCCTTCACCCCCATCCCCGCCGGgccccccagcctgccccaaTCGCCCCGGCTGGGGCCGAGAGCGCCGGCGCTGCAGGCAGCGGGCAGCGcgctggggagcctgggcagcccctcgCCCACCCgcaggagcccccagccctgcgcCTCCCCCGGCATCCCCCGGGCCGCCTGGGCCGAGGGGCGCCGGCTCCTGCTGCCGTCCAGCGCCTCTCCctgccccgcggccccgctGTCCCCCAAGAGCCCCCTGCCATCCCCCGTGGTGGGCGGCCGCTCCCCGGCCAAGCGCGGCACCTCCCGGTCCCCGACGGACTCGGACGTCTCCCTCGACTCCGAAGACTCGGGGACCAAGAGCCCGGGAATCCACAGCTTCAACCTCTGTCcgcggggctggagcagcagcctgaggcTGAAGACGGGGGCTCTGCCCTCCGGGGCTCCCTGCACCTCCTAG